The Macadamia integrifolia cultivar HAES 741 chromosome 3, SCU_Mint_v3, whole genome shotgun sequence genome segment GGAGAAAGTTCAAAAGCAAAACGTTGTAGAATCATGGCTAAAGCCATCTTTGCTTCTGTTATTGCGAAGTTCTGCCCAATGCATATTCGAGGCCCCCAACCAAATGGGAAGAATGAAACTTGATTCTTTGTGGCTTTTGAGATTCCTTCCGCAAATCTCTCTGGTTTGAATTCCTCCGCATCTTCACCCCATACTTCATGATCATGGTGAAGAAGGGCTATAGGTAACATTAGTTGTATTCCAGGGGGTAGAGACATTTCTCCTAGTTTTATGTTCTTGTATGTACACCGTTCAAGAGATAACACTGGTGGATATAATCTAAGAACCTCATACAAAATCATGGTAACCTGCAATGGAGGattaagaaagggaagagagtttaaaaaaatatgtttcaaattttaatataaTCTATATGTATCTAAGATTGATAGATTCTTACAATTTTGAGGTGACTTAGTCCATCAAAATTTGGTTTGTTCTTTCCACAAACTTGTAAGACTTCTTCCCTTGCACGAGCTTGCCATTCTGAATGCATACTTAATACAATCATCGTTCAAACGAGTAGAACAGATGTGGTTTCTTGCCCTGCAAAGTAGAATAGTTTACACTCTTGGATGACCTCTTCGATGGTCATCCCAGCattcttcttgtttttattttcttgaatttcattATTGTCAGATTCAAGTAATAATCCTAACAAGTCATCGTTGTTGGCTTCCGCAACCTTCATAGCCTTCTGTCTTTTGTTGATGATGCCCATTAAAATGGCTTGCACTTCTCTAtcaatttcttttattcttttgttcttttttgttGGTAGAAAACTGTACACATAACACATGATAACATTAATAATAATGCCAATCATAGGGGCACACACATATACTGATTTACAAGTTGGCTTCACACTGACTAGAGCCAATTACTATTACCGTATAGCACTGCCCATCCACCCACAACCAGAATTGTTTCTCTCTCAAGACCAAGGGTTGGTCGTCTCCACTAACTAGAGGCTGGTTTGGCTCCACCAATCAATCCAGAGAACACAATCTATGCTGACCACGTGTCTCGCCTACAAGGCTCATCTCCACCAATAGCGTTTGGGTCAACATCAGAGGAGAAAACAACTAGTTCTCCAATGGTCATGAGCATCGACCACTATATAAGAGGGAGTCAACCAAATTAAGGGTAAGGGCACTCAAAACAATCTAAACCCTACttcatcttccttctttctcaACTGCactactgacttaggcattagaGCCTCCTTATAGGAATACCCCCCAAGTCTTAGTTTTCTTATCCATTGGTTGTAGGTCTTCACTGGACATGAATCTAGATCAACACTATGgctctgtttggtatcgttctaaaaaaacatttttggagttttttcgttctattggaacgaaaaacggaatcttctgtttggcgCACTTATGgtcagtttctgtttttttagaacaaaaagtgaaaaaaaaaaaaaaaaaaaaaaaaaaaaaaaaaacgagattggacggaactccaaaatggagttctgtcttcccagtttcgttccattttacaaaaaaaaaaagttcccaataaaaatctgaaattttgaaacaccattttttcgtttaaaaactgcattttgacacagaaactaaaattttcgtttctgaaaagaaacggcGTTTCTTGaatagaaacgataccaaacgggctctatATATTTGTGATTTATAAGTTATCAATGTCATACTTTATGACCACATTTGCCATTTTTCTCACAAGAAGCTAGGGAAAATGGATATTGGCTTGTTGCTAGTAATGCGTAATAGATAAGAAAGATGAGTTATACCTATAACCAGGCACGAATATTAATGGGGTCCGAAAAGACTGTATGATGAGATCGGCTTGCTCATCTTGCAATTTGAATATCCGTATACCTTCTTCATAGGAGCTACCAAATGCTGCCCTAGAGATGACATCTCCTGTTAAATATTGGAGTTCTGGCCACACATCTAATTCACAAGACCCTTCTGATGTAACCAATTTCTCCCATTTGCTTACCATCTCATTAGAGCTTGTATAAAATGCAGATAACATTCGCTTTAACAGttaacaaagaagaagaatatacaatctATCAGCATCACAATAGCATGAAAAAGCTACAATAAtaggattagaaaaaaaaaaaaatgtttaagaTATAGAACCAACCTTAAGTTTTTCCAAATGAAAGGCAGGGTTTATAATCCTTCTGTGTTTGGCCCATTTCTCACCCTCATAAGTTGCAAGTCCACCTATAAAATACCGTCCAAGTGGAATTCCTTTGATCTTTGCAAAGTGACCAAACTTGTTACTCATAATATCCCTTGCAAGGTTAGGATCCATAATATACAATTTTAGATTTGTTCCAAACCAAAAGGCTGAGTTTTTACCTGCATTTCGAAATTTCAATTATCAATAAATAGTtgtattttacccctaaaaaatagaatctttttttcAAGGCTTAAAATTTAAGGCTGCAAGACTTTGGGCTATCCCAAAAGAATCAAGTCAATTACTTAAACTATTAATAGTTTCTTCTCTCTCGCAATATGTACCAGTGTACTCATGGCATTATTGTGCTCTTTCCCAACTTTGAGTGGGAACAGATGTTTtagactgaaaaaaaaaaaagatagacaaAAATTTATCAtgtgatttttgaaaacatcATCTTCCATCGTTACATTAATAACTACTCGGCAAAGAAAAAACATTTGCAGAGAAAATCGGAGGGAAAACATACCTAACTTCTGTATGGTTTGAAGATGAAAAGGCAACACACGTGGAACAATATCATGGGATAGGTTCATTGGCTTGGACTGAGCTTCCTTGAACATCCTCTGGAACTCTTTCAGGTCACCAAACAGTAAATTGTACGGAGTGACTTTGATGCCTTGTTCCTGGAGAAGCCTCTCCAGCTTCTTGGGTTTCCACCATATCCATTCCAACACCTTCCATCCCCACCATAATACAACCAAAATGCACAATATCACAATTGAAATGAACCCACCTTCTCCCATCACTTCTTTCACACACACAGAGGTTCACCTTCTCCCATCACTTCTttcacacacacagagagagagagagagagagagagagagagagagagagagagagagagagagagagagagagagcacttgGAACACCACAGGTGGCACTTTCAGAGAGGAGAGGGAGGAGGGGGCATTTAAATGATAAGGAGCGGAATGGAATGGTGTGGTGTGGGCGTGGTGAGGTGGGGGAAAGCAGAGGAGTCGGGCGGAATATGCCTATATTATGTTTATGACGTATATGACTGCGTCAAGCGCCATAAAAAACCAAGGAATCATGCCTTTGTGGGGACGGATGGTGAAACCTCATGAGACCTCCACATATTGATCCTCTTACGCCGACCCAATACAGGCCTACAACACTCTATTGTGGCAACATAAAGGCCTCATATTAAAGGGTATATTGATAAGAGCACGATAGAACTAGGAACGTTTGAGATCTTGTCCTCACATGAAGATATGTTTTTATGGTTTTTCACGCGGGTGTCAACGGGTCGGTGTGGGTCGGTTTCATTCTGGATTGAATTGGTTTTGGTGTAGGAAtgctgaaatcaaaatcgaatcaataagaaaatttcagttttgatttggtttcggttttggtttatcTTCAAAGTTTCTTATATGGGTTGGTAATTGGGTTGGTTTCAgtttttggtctggtttggatTCGAATTTCTATACAAACCTATAAAaaaccatgcaaaaaaaaaattttttttttaatgaattttggactgtttatgatttcttaccggtttgatttcgattttggtCCAGGTTTTGAGTccgttttgatttggttttggattcatccggtttccggtgTGATTCGGTtttgttttggggttgcaatactccaaaccgaaacTGACCCAATAGGGCTTcggtttggtctggtccagactATTAGTGGTTTGGTCCAACCAGTTTTACCGAttcagtttagggttttgacacccctagtttttcTTCTACCCTTTTTGTATCCTTCCGTTCTAAAATATctacgtctctctctctttttgcaattattcgcatatgattgtgattgtcTCCATGTCAGCTTCTATGGAATTTGGATTAACTCCTCACATGGGGATGGGTGGGGACAGATCTCCACCCTCCATGAGGTGTGGGTCTTGCATGCCAGAGGCAAATCTCACACCTCATGAGATCTCGCCTCACCCGTTTCCACATGGGGATGAGATCTAAACTCGCTCTAGGtgtatatttttcttgtttctaatGTTTCTTGGGAGAAAATTGATAGAAagcaaaaattaattaaaaagccTATGGAGAAGTATTAGTGGCTTTTATAGCTTCACTCATTATCATGGGGTCAGTATTCAAGCTATTAAATGGCAAAAATTTGGGTTATGTTGGAAGGCCTTCTTAGGTGGGCAACACATGAAAATATTGTTCATTttaaattacaaatatacatTTTTTGTGATCTTTAATTTTGATCGTAGATTGAGTCGTcaattttttacaattttttttcttattgaaatTTTGGGGTTTGATCATAGTAGGAAAACCGGGTTTTGAATTGTCCGAACACAATAAGGCTCAGTTATTTCAGTCAAATCACAATAAACTCTTCATCACTAGAgtagttaagttttttttttttaatcaaaagaaaagaaatttattaaCTAAAATAAGTGTCTATCAGGATATTAGGATCCCTAATTAGAGTTTTCAAGTTCATAGCCTTGTGGGCTAAGGCGTTGACCAAGAAAACTAAGTGGCTCATGGCTATTGCCTCAAGATGCTTGCCATGAAGTTGAGTCAATAAATTGATATTACAGCACTCTAGCTTCCCTTATTTGAccttgtacttttttttttttttaagtagataAGACCTCAATACTTTAACAAGAGCAAATCAGGTTTTCATACGGGATTGATCCATACACAAGGAAAAGCTAGGTGGTGGATTGCATGCGTATAACAGGTGGGATTACTAACAGTTGTGCCCAAGGTTTTATAAAACGAACCCGGGGTCGAATCGGGCAGTGCAGATTCCAATCCGAATACTATTCCTACGGCCCTGTTCAGACTTCAGACTTCAGACTAACTTCGCATCTGATCTCTATCCTCTATGGTGAGCCCAATTAGCTCATTAATCGACTAACTTGCCGGTCCTTTGGTTCAAATTCTCTACAATAAGCAGTAAGCGGTGAGCGGTGAGCGGTGAGCGGTGAGCGGTGAATAGCAATGAGAATTCAATAGTTAGGAGGACCCTGGCATGCATCCTAGCCATTGGATTCTCATTGTTGCTCACTGCCTTAACGTAGTCACGCAGAGGATTTTTATGCATTGGATTTTCACTGATAATCTGTTAGTTTCTTGCCTCCAAGTCAAGGATTTAGTCATCGGTCCCAACTGAGATCAATTTGATACTTATCCTAGATTGGTTGTATGATCTGGATTGGTTAATTTTGTTCTTACTTTTCTTAgaagtatattttttttacgATTTTACCCCTATTCTGATACCAATACCTTATCTGAATTAGTCAAGTATCTGTTAGTTTCTTGCCTCCAagtcaaggatttagttatcagtCCCAACTGAGATCAATTTGATACTTATCCTAGATTGGTTGTATTGATCTACATTGGTTAATTTTGTTCTTACTTTTCTTAgaagtatattttttttacgATTTTACCCCTATTCTGATACCAATACCTTATCTGAATCAGTCAAGTATCAATCTACTCGATGCCGATATGATACGGCCAATATGATACTGAAATTTAGAAGAATGCTCCAAACTATGTGGGATCAATTAGATTGACAcgcttaattttgatttatcatTTTAATTTAGTTGTTAACATTATCTATGTTCCAACTAAACACAAGTTCTAGGCTTCATCTTTCGTGGGGTTTCTTGTAAATCTTGATGGAATCAGCCTTGGCCATTGAGAGGTTTTCATTGATTTCCCTTGAATTAATTAGTTGCTTCAATGTTGGCAAGAAAAGTGTACATTTTTCTGACAGTTGATTGGCTATCATAATGCTCCTTTATCAAGACTCTCTTAATGTAAAGGTTTCTGGCTAACAGTCACGTTAAGATGAATAGAATTATTGTCTAACTTTGGCATTCTATGTAGGATGGACTCTATAAATAACAGAgtaaaacaaagaacaaaaaatgaaatttaaaaagtATCCAGTCCAAGCACACAATTGGTCTATCAGCAGATTCCCCtaataaggaaatttttgaattttcaaatgaaaaaggGGAAAGCTCTTTAAAGTCAACACCACAAAATCGGCATAATCATGACGAGCAGGAAGTCCACTGGTAGATGTATTCTCATGGTATTCCTATAAAATAAGAATCAAACTAATACTTTAGTGGGCTGAAAATTCCATTTACAAAAGGGAACTGTGGTTAGCACTCGcagtattttcttttttcttttctttaaattgtattatattttaataCCAAGCTAGTAAATAGttaaagggagagggttccttaAAAGGCAGCGTGGTCTTTACATCAGTATGAAAGTCAATGAGAGCAGCCACGGAAGCATTAATAAGGGCATATTTTCTACATTTCATGAGAGGTGAGGCGATCATTTCACCGCCCTCTATGTCTCGGTGCACAAGTCATGCAACTTTTTAAGCTTTTTTTCCCATAGTTAAAATAGGAGAAATTGTCCTTACGGATTAACACTTTTTCAAATCTCACGAGGCATCTATTCTAGATGATGTGTTCATTCCAACGGTTGGATAGAGAGGATAAGGTCTAGATTAGTCACGTTGAATTTCATAGTGTATGAATAGAATAAGACAATTTAGATAAGAAAAACCATAAAAATTGATGGCTCAAATCTATAATGTGGCTTCTGCAAACTTCGCAGAAATTGTTACACCAATAACCATAACCTCTCTTTTATAACAATAGATTTTCAAACAAGTGTACAGTGTACATTTGGTACAAATTAAACACATTCAACTATCAAAATAATTCAAATAAAAGTTTATAATGACGGATCATCAAAAAATGATGATTATGAAGATGATTCTACAATCTATTTAATATGATTTGAGCACCATGTTGTGGATGAAGAGTTATTACAGTGGTAGGAGCATGAGCATAGGATGGAGAAAGTTCAAAAGCAAAACGTTGTAGAATCATGGCTAAAGCCATCTTTGCTTCTGTTATTGCGAAGTTCTGCCCAATGCATATTCGAGGGCCCCAACCAAATGGGAAGAATGAAACTTGATTCTTTGTGGCTTTTGAGATTCCTTCTGCAAATCTCTCTGGTTTGAATTCCTCTGCATCTTCACCCCAGACTTCATGATCATGGTGAAGAAGGGCTATAGGTAACATTAGTTGTACTCCAGGGGGTAGAGACATTTCTCCTAGTTTTATGTTCTTGTTTGTACACCGATCAAGAGATAACACTGGTGGATATAATCTAAGAACCTCATACAAAATCATGGTAACCTGCAATGGAGGattaagaaagggaagagagtttaaaaaaatatgtttcaaactttcaaattttaatataaTCTATATGTATCTAAGATTGATAGGTTCTTACAATTTTGAGGTGACTTAGTCCATCAAGATTTGGTTTGTTCTTTCCACAGACTTGTAAGACTTCTTCCCTTGCACGAGCTTGCCATTCTGAATGCATACTTAATACAATCATCGTCCAAACGAGTAGAACAGATGTGGTTTCTTGCCCTGCAAAGTAGAATAGTTTACACTCTTGGATGACCTCTTCGATGGTCATCCCAGCattcttcttgtttttattttcttgaatttcattATTGTCAGATTCAAGTAATAACCCTAACAAGTCATCGTTGTTGGCTTCCGCAACCTTCATAGCCTTCTGTCTTTTGTTGATGATGCCCATTAAAATGGCTTGCACTTCTCTAtcaatttcttttattcttttgttctttttagtTGGTAGAAAACTGTACACATAACACATGATAACATTAATAAAAACAAGGATTAACCTTTTTTAACTATACGATATACTACAATAATGCCAACCATAGGGGCACACACATATACTGATTTACAAGTTGGCTTCACACTGACTAGAGCCAATTACTATTACCGTATAGCACTGCCCATCCACCCACAACCAGGATTGGTTCTCTCTCAAGACCAAGGGTTGGTCGTCTCCACTAACTAGAGGCTGGTTGTCTCCACCAATCAATCCAGAGAACACAATCTATGCCGACCACGTGTCTTGCCTACAAGGCTTACCTCCACCAATAGCGTTTGGATCAACATTAAAGGAGAAAACAACTAGTTCTCCAATGGTCATTAGCATCGACCACTATATAAGAGGGAGTCAACCAAATTAAGGGTAAGGGCACTCAAAACAATCTAAACCCTACttcatcttccttctttctcaACTGCactactgacttaggcattagaGCCTCCTTACAGGAATACCCCTCAAGTCTTGGTTTTCTTATCCGTTGGTTGCACGTCTTCACTGGACATGACTCTAGATCAACACTATATATTTGTGATTTATAAGTTATCAATGTCATACTTCATGACCACATTTGCCATTTTTTCCACAAGAAGCTAGGGAAAATGGATATTGGCTTGTTGCTAGTAATGCTCAATAGACAAGAAAGATGAGTTATACCTATAACCAGGCACGAATATTAATGGGGTCCGAAAAGACTGTATGATGAGATCGGCTTGCTCATCTTGCAATTTGAATATCCGTATACCTTCTTCATAGGAGCTACCAAATGCTGCCCTAGAGATGACATCTCCTGTTAAATATTGGAGTTCTGGCCACACATCTAATTCACAAGACCCTTCTGATGTAACCAATTTCTCCCATTTGCTTACCATCTCATTAGAGCTTGTATAAAATGCAGATAACATTCGCTTTAATAGttaacaaagaagaagaatatacaatctATCAGCATCACAATAGCATGAAAAAGCTACAATAAtaggattagaaaaaaaaaatgtttaagaTATAGAACCAACCTTAAGTTTTTCCAAATGAAAGGCAGGGTTTATAATCCTTCTGTGTTTGGCCCATTTCTCACCCTCATAAGTTGCAAGTCCACCTATAAAATACCGTCCAAGTGGAATTCCTTTGATCTTTGCAAAGTGACCAAACTTGTTACTCATAATATCCCTTACAAGGTTAGGATCCATAATATACAATTTTAGATTTGTTCCAAACCAAAAGGCTGAGTTTTTACctgcattttgaaatttcaattaTCAATAAATAGTTGTAttttaccctaaaaaaaatagaatcttctttTCAAGGCTTAAAATTTAAGGCTGCAAGACTTTGGGCTATCCCAAAAGAATCAAGTCAATTACTTAAACTATTAATAGTTTCTTCTCTCTCGCAATATGTACCAGTGTACTCATGGCATTATTGTGCTCTTTCCCAACTTTGAGTGGGAACAAAAGTTTtagactgaaaaaaaaaaaagatagacaaAAATTTATCAtgtgatttttgaaaacatcATCTTCCATCGTTACATTAATAACTACTCGacaaagaaaaaacatttgCAGAGAAAATCGGAGGGAAAACATACCTAACTTCTGTATGGTTTGAAGATGAAAAGGCAACACACGTGGAACAATATCATGGGATAGGTTCATTGGCTTGGACTGAGCTTCCTTGAACATCCTCTGGAACTCTTTCAGGTCACCAAACAGTAAATTGTACGGAGTGACTTTGATGCCTTGTTCCTGGAGAAGCCTCTCCAGCTTCTTGGGTTTCCACCATATCCATTCCAACACCTTCCATCCCCACCATAATACAACCAAAATGCACAATATCACAATTGAAATGAACCCACCTTCTCCCATCACTTCTTtcacagagagaaagagagagagagagagagagagagagagagcgagcaCTTGGAACACCACAGGTGCCACTTCAGAGAGGAGAGGGAGGAGGGGGTATTTAAATGATAAGAAGCGGAATGGaatggtgtggtgtggtgtgggcGTGGTGAGGTGGGGGAAAGCAGAGGAGTCGGGCGGAAtatgtgatggggacatcaaagtgtacaggcgcaagaagaagaagaagcagccatctttgtggctggaagaatagaaagaagatcttgtgggccccaagctcgatccagattttagaagatcttagaagatttcagaagatcttgtgggtcccaagatcgatccagatttttagaagatcttggaagattttgtggacccaaccaaatcttatttggtccaaagatcgatccagattttttagaagatcttggaagattttgtggaccccaccaaatcttttttgattctagtactttgctttaaatctagtgatatttgattgtcttacacaattaggaaactaggatttctttatattgatct includes the following:
- the LOC122073444 gene encoding cytochrome P450 72A397-like, giving the protein MSPSHIPPDSSAFPHLTTPTPHHTIPFRFLSFKYPLLPLLSEVAPVVFQVLALSLSLSLSLFLSVKEVMGEGGFISIVILCILVVLWWGWKVLEWIWWKPKKLERLLQEQGIKVTPYNLLFGDLKEFQRMFKEAQSKPMNLSHDIVPRVLPFHLQTIQKLGKNSAFWFGTNLKLYIMDPNLVRDIMSNKFGHFAKIKGIPLGRYFIGGLATYEGEKWAKHRRIINPAFHLEKLKRMLSAFYTSSNEMVSKWEKLVTSEGSCELDVWPELQYLTGDVISRAAFGSSYEEGIRIFKLQDEQADLIIQSFRTPLIFVPGYSFLPTKKNKRIKEIDREVQAILMGIINKRQKAMKVAEANNDDLLGLLLESDNNEIQENKNKKNAGMTIEEVIQECKLFYFAGQETTSVLLVWTMIVLSMHSEWQARAREEVLQVCGKNKPNLDGLSHLKIVTMILYEVLRLYPPVLSLDRCTNKNIKLGEMSLPPGVQLMLPIALLHHDHEVWGEDAEEFKPERFAEGISKATKNQVSFFPFGWGPRICIGQNFAITEAKMALAMILQRFAFELSPSYAHAPTTVITLHPQHGAQIILNRL